Sequence from the Maribellus comscasis genome:
ATTGAATGCCTCGTTCCCGTTTTCATCTACTCCTCCCAAAACCATGCTTTGCCCGTTGTCTCCCTGCTGCATTCCCGGATAAAGGTCACTGTCTTTGTTAAAGGAAATAAAAAATTCTTCAAGCAATTCCATGGCCGAATCATAATCGAGCACACCTGAATCAAGATCGTTTTTCAGGTATTTGAACATATACTGGTCAAACCTGCCAACCGTGTTATGATAATTCCCCGAAGCCCACAATGTAAAATGGAGAATCCTGAAAAACTGCACGGCTTCATAAAATGAACGTGCACCATATCTGGGTACCCTTTTCAAAACATTATAAATATCCTGTCGTCCCGATTTCAGGGCTGTTTCTGCATATCTGTCAGTCAATTCTTCTACGTCATCGATAGACTGAAGTACAGCATTTAAAAATTCCACCCCATCGGTTTCTCCCTGAGCAGAGTGAATTTCAATAGAATGTAAAATTTCTTTTCGTCTTTGTTTAAACCCAACTTCAATTGTATAATCATAATTTGAGCTAATATTACAGACCTTACCCAATTCATGGATGTAATGGTCCTTACGGATTTCATCCCATTCTTTCCCTGTATATATCTCAGGAATTTTAGGAATTGTCCTTGTAAAAACAATTTTTTCACTTGGGAGAATAACTGGATTTTCATTCTTCAAAACCCATGTCAATCTTTTTTGTACCCTTTGCATATCGGACAACTCTTGTTCTTTTAGAGAATCAGTAAAACGTTCTAATATATTATTTTCTATTTTTTGCCTGAATTTATGATGCTCTTTTTTCAAAATAAATTCTCTCGTATTTATAACTTTCCTATTCATCTCAAATTAATTATTAGTTGTCTTTTTATGCCTATAACTTATCTTAATTATTATTCTTAATAATTTCCAAGGCCCTAAATTCTCCGACAATATTTCCCGGTATTTTCACAGCCTGCAAAACAATATCATATCTGCCTGTATCAAGCGCCATTGTTCCCAAAGGCAATTTTGCCCAGGATTCTTTTAAAGAAGGTGAATCTTTGCTCACAACGCTGGGAAGTACAATTTTCCCGGGAGAATGTGCTTTTGAAATGATGTTTCTGATATGCTCATTTTTTACTGATAATTGCATCTCGGAACCAATATCAGCTTCATCGCAGGTATAAAGCAAATTAAATTTATAATTCCCGGATTGATAAACCTGAACAGGCCAGATTACCGAGTCGTTTACGCTTTTCCAGTTAACAATCCAGTTGTAAGCCCAACCATGCACCCCGTTATAACCTACACCTCCTTTTAATATAGCGTCAGGAGCAACAGCTCTTACTGTATCTTGACCCGGATAGCCAACCGGGACAGATGGAGAACCTGTTCCTTTACTGGTTACATCTTTATACCAATTTTCGTAGGCTTCCTTCAGTTTTTCTGTTATCTCCGGTTTATCCGATGAAATATCCCTTCTTTGAGACGGGTCAATGTACATATCATACAGTTCATATTTACTATTGTTATTAACAAGCCGGTAACGCTGGGTTCGGACTCCTCCGGGAGTCATAACATTTTTTCCGAACCTGGTTTGGTGCGTAAATATCATCCTCTCGGGATGCAGATTGGATTCCCCATTAATTAAAGGGACAAGGCTTACCCCGTCCATTTTTACATTATCGGGGGCTTTTATTCCGGTTAAGTCTATTAAAGTCGGTAATATATCAATGACCCCGGCAATATCATAAATATGGTTGTTTTCAGGAATATGGCCTTTCCATCGCAGGTACAAAGGTACCCGGACGCTGCCTTCGCTTACTTGTGCTTTTATCCCCGCAAGGCCATCATTAAAACGGTGGAATGCAGGACCATTATCGCTTAAAAAAATTAGAATAGTATTTTCATCTAGGTTTAATTCTTCCAGCTTCGACATTATCCGGCCA
This genomic interval carries:
- a CDS encoding arylsulfatase, translated to MNKINFNNLCFIRNYVKSCLFFGLFIIGACHNEPAEIENHPNVILIMADDQGWGDAELNGNNIIETPTLNRIASEGVQFERLYVCPMCAPTRASLLTGRYNLRCGTSWVGRRTEMLGLDEVTAADVFKSAGYATGCFGKWHLGLYKPYHPNNRGFDEFTGFLHGALNNYFNSHLDHNGEQITTDQYITDYLTDRALDFIESNKDQPFFCYIPYNVPHHPFQVPRQYYEKYIEKGVADDRTAAVYAMVDEMDENIGRIMSKLEELNLDENTILIFLSDNGPAFHRFNDGLAGIKAQVSEGSVRVPLYLRWKGHIPENNHIYDIAGVIDILPTLIDLTGIKAPDNVKMDGVSLVPLINGESNLHPERMIFTHQTRFGKNVMTPGGVRTQRYRLVNNNSKYELYDMYIDPSQRRDISSDKPEITEKLKEAYENWYKDVTSKGTGSPSVPVGYPGQDTVRAVAPDAILKGGVGYNGVHGWAYNWIVNWKSVNDSVIWPVQVYQSGNYKFNLLYTCDEADIGSEMQLSVKNEHIRNIISKAHSPGKIVLPSVVSKDSPSLKESWAKLPLGTMALDTGRYDIVLQAVKIPGNIVGEFRALEIIKNNN